In Musa acuminata AAA Group cultivar baxijiao chromosome BXJ2-10, Cavendish_Baxijiao_AAA, whole genome shotgun sequence, a genomic segment contains:
- the LOC135624374 gene encoding probable serine/threonine-protein kinase PBL7 isoform X1 gives MGGCFPCLGKPDTDDNDPIPPPLADKSKSKSKSPLVVKKQSSVKETKISSSGSGRIAAQTFTFRELAVATKNFRADCLLGEGGFGRVYKGRLEGSNQIVAIKQLDRNGLQGNREFLVEVLMLSLLHHPNLVNLIGYCADGDQRLLVYEYMPLGSLEDHLHDPSPDKKWLDWNTRMKIAAGAAKGLEYLHDKASPPVIYRDLKCSNILLDEEYNPKLSDFGLAKLGPVGDNTHVSTRVMGTYGYCAPEYAMTGQLTLKSDVYSFGVVLLELITGRRAIDNSRAAGEHNLVAWARPLFRDRRKFSQMADPMLQGQYPVRGLYQALAVAAMCVQEQPSMRPLIADVVTALAYLASQTYNPKNQQNQHTSRLPAPGTPPQTRLDIEKKPSGGSERDRLRGLK, from the exons ATGGGCGGTTGCTTTCCCTGCCTCGGCAAGCCAGACACCGACGACAACGATCCGATCCCACCTCCGTTAG CAGAtaagtcaaaatcaaaatcaaaatccccACTGGTCGTAAAGAAACAAAGCTCAGTGAAGGAAACAAAGATCTCGAGCAGTGGCTCTGGACGGATTGCTGCCCAGACATTCACATTTCGCGAACTAGCTGTGGCAACTAAGAATTTTAGAGCTGATTGCCTCTTGGGCGAAGGAGGATTCGGCCGAGTTTATAAAGGAAGGTTGGAAGGTAGCAACCAG ATTGTGGCTATCAAGCAGCTCGATCGAAATGgcttacaaggaaacagggaattTCTTGTTGAAGTTCTGATGTTAAGTCTTCTTCACCACCCTAACCTTGTTAATCTGATCGGGTATTGTGCTGATGGAGATCAAAGGCTTTTGGTCTATGAATATATGCCATTAGGATCCTTGGAAGACCATCTTCATG ACCCTTCTCCAGACAAGAAGTGGCTTGATTGGAACACTAGAATGAAAATAGCTGCAGGTGCAGCAAAAGGATTAGAGTACTTGCATGATAAGGCGAGTCCTCCAGTAATATATCGTGATTTAAAATGCTCCAACATTTTGCTTGATGAGGAGTATAATCCCAAGTTATCGGATTTTGGCTTGGCAAAGCTTGGTCCTGTCGGTGATAATACTCATGTGTCCACCAGAGTGATGGGCACGTATGGGTACTGTGCACCTGAATATGCAATGACCGGACAACTGACACTAAAATCAGATGTTTATAGCTTTGGGGTTGTTCTTTTAGAACTCATCACTGGAAGAAGGGCTATTGACAATTCTAGAGCGGCTGGTGAGCACAATCTTGTTGCATGG GCACGACCATTATTCAGAGACAGGAGGAAATTTTCACAGATGGCTGATCCTATGCTTCAGGGCCAGTACCCAGTCCGGGGCTTGTACCAGGCACTTGCCGTTGCTGCAATGTGTGTGCAGGAACAGCCTAGCATGAGGCCTCTAATAGCTGATGTTGTAACAGCCCTCGCTTACCTCGCTTCGCAAACTTACAACCCCAAGAACCAACAAAACCAGCACACTTCTCGGCTACCAGCACCGGGTACACCTCCTCAGACACGATTGGACATTGAAAAGAAACCAAGCGGTGGATCTGAAAGAGATCGATTGAGAGGATTGAAGTGA
- the LOC135624374 gene encoding probable serine/threonine-protein kinase PBL7 isoform X2, whose product MGGCFPCLGKPDTDDNDPIPPPLDKSKSKSKSPLVVKKQSSVKETKISSSGSGRIAAQTFTFRELAVATKNFRADCLLGEGGFGRVYKGRLEGSNQIVAIKQLDRNGLQGNREFLVEVLMLSLLHHPNLVNLIGYCADGDQRLLVYEYMPLGSLEDHLHDPSPDKKWLDWNTRMKIAAGAAKGLEYLHDKASPPVIYRDLKCSNILLDEEYNPKLSDFGLAKLGPVGDNTHVSTRVMGTYGYCAPEYAMTGQLTLKSDVYSFGVVLLELITGRRAIDNSRAAGEHNLVAWARPLFRDRRKFSQMADPMLQGQYPVRGLYQALAVAAMCVQEQPSMRPLIADVVTALAYLASQTYNPKNQQNQHTSRLPAPGTPPQTRLDIEKKPSGGSERDRLRGLK is encoded by the exons ATGGGCGGTTGCTTTCCCTGCCTCGGCAAGCCAGACACCGACGACAACGATCCGATCCCACCTCCGTTAG AtaagtcaaaatcaaaatcaaaatccccACTGGTCGTAAAGAAACAAAGCTCAGTGAAGGAAACAAAGATCTCGAGCAGTGGCTCTGGACGGATTGCTGCCCAGACATTCACATTTCGCGAACTAGCTGTGGCAACTAAGAATTTTAGAGCTGATTGCCTCTTGGGCGAAGGAGGATTCGGCCGAGTTTATAAAGGAAGGTTGGAAGGTAGCAACCAG ATTGTGGCTATCAAGCAGCTCGATCGAAATGgcttacaaggaaacagggaattTCTTGTTGAAGTTCTGATGTTAAGTCTTCTTCACCACCCTAACCTTGTTAATCTGATCGGGTATTGTGCTGATGGAGATCAAAGGCTTTTGGTCTATGAATATATGCCATTAGGATCCTTGGAAGACCATCTTCATG ACCCTTCTCCAGACAAGAAGTGGCTTGATTGGAACACTAGAATGAAAATAGCTGCAGGTGCAGCAAAAGGATTAGAGTACTTGCATGATAAGGCGAGTCCTCCAGTAATATATCGTGATTTAAAATGCTCCAACATTTTGCTTGATGAGGAGTATAATCCCAAGTTATCGGATTTTGGCTTGGCAAAGCTTGGTCCTGTCGGTGATAATACTCATGTGTCCACCAGAGTGATGGGCACGTATGGGTACTGTGCACCTGAATATGCAATGACCGGACAACTGACACTAAAATCAGATGTTTATAGCTTTGGGGTTGTTCTTTTAGAACTCATCACTGGAAGAAGGGCTATTGACAATTCTAGAGCGGCTGGTGAGCACAATCTTGTTGCATGG GCACGACCATTATTCAGAGACAGGAGGAAATTTTCACAGATGGCTGATCCTATGCTTCAGGGCCAGTACCCAGTCCGGGGCTTGTACCAGGCACTTGCCGTTGCTGCAATGTGTGTGCAGGAACAGCCTAGCATGAGGCCTCTAATAGCTGATGTTGTAACAGCCCTCGCTTACCTCGCTTCGCAAACTTACAACCCCAAGAACCAACAAAACCAGCACACTTCTCGGCTACCAGCACCGGGTACACCTCCTCAGACACGATTGGACATTGAAAAGAAACCAAGCGGTGGATCTGAAAGAGATCGATTGAGAGGATTGAAGTGA
- the LOC135624375 gene encoding two-component response regulator-like PRR73 isoform X1, which translates to MVGAHQVSPDGGRNKGLASSSHRDQNEYKEVADAAAEERQGLSEEDESKINEAVGGLNHNQIGDAVPPEQQSGGLQKQQQQQSPGPIIRWERFLPVRTLKILLVEYDDSTRQVVSALLRNCSYEVTAVANGLQAWKILGDLTNHIDLVLTEVVMPGLTGIGLLSKIMNHKTCKNIPVIMMSSNDSMGTVFKCLSKGAVDFLLKPIRKNELKNLWQHVWRRCHSSSSSGSESGIQTQKSVKSKSSDDSDNNSGSNDDDNGSVGFNARDGSDNGSGTQSSWTKRAAEVDSSQPISSSDRLADPPDSTCAQVIHATPKTFCKDLLPTSANRENQDDCMGKDLEIGVCRAPEMQNETNPSEQHCTKQTDTIVDKLSAKDPKNEGLLSTLRNNLFDDSSAQAANLTGAIDNSSDTQVATGAIQTLSGFSKISEGQNKINYTSKDLLPLKLSLKRLRSIGESGTATQDDRNVVRRSDLSAFSRYHTSAASNQAPIGGGGSFSPLDNSSEAIKTVSTNNFISGSNVAFLKQGSNGSSNNNDMGSYTKNVFTKPASYKDKAASSLLVKCAQTSAFHPVQYRASESQEPVQENVENVTTASATGHLRDIQHQVPAQHHHHHHYHHHHHHVHNVQQHKPQLPQNRSDLSLKNNAGAAPQCGSSSVFNGPVECDAANYSINGSHSGSNHGSNGNNGSSTSIQTGGLNMESANGIAEQNGPGSGNGSGSGSGSGIDQNRLAQREAALKKFRQKRKERNYGKKVRYQSRKRLAEQRPRVRGQFVRQSMHEHTSQDAERWPS; encoded by the exons ATGGTAGGTGCCCATCAGGTGAGCCCCGATGGGGGTAGGAATAAGGGGCTGGCGAGCAGTAGCCATCGGGATCAGAACGAGTACAAAGAGGTAGCGGATGCCGCTGCCGAGGAACGTCAAGGGCTCTCAGAGGAAGATGAGTCCAAGATCAATGAGGCAGTGGGAGGGTTGAACCATAACCAGATAGGGGATGCTGTGCCACCGGAACAACAGTCTGGTGGGctccagaagcagcagcagcaacagtcgCCAGGGCCAATCATCCGCTGGGAGAGGTTCCTTCCCGTCAGAACGCTCAAGATTTTGCTGGTGGAGTATGATGATTCGACGCGTCAAGTTGTCAGTGCGTTACTCCGCAACTGCAGTTATGAAG TTACTGCTGTTGCAAATGGTCTACAGGCATGGAAAATATTGGGGGATCTAACTAATCATATTGACCTTGTCTTGACTGAGGTAGTCATGCCTGGTTTAACAGGCATCGGTCTTCTAAGCAAGATCATGAACCATAAAACCTGCAAGAATATTCCTGTGATCA TGATGTCATCAAATGATTCCATGGGTACTGTCTTTAAGTGTCTATCGAAAGGTGCAGTTGACTTTTTGCTGAAGCCTATCCGGAAGAATGAGCTTAAAAACCTTTGGCAGCATGTCTGGAGAAGATGCCACAGT TCCAGCAGTAGCGGAAGTGAGAGTGGAATCCAAACCCAGAAATCAGTCAAGTCAAAGAGCTCTGATGACTCTGACAATAATAGTGGCAGCAATGATGATGACAATGGGAGTGTAGGCTTTAATGCAAGAGATGGCAGTGACAATGGTAGTGGAACTCAG AGTTCCTGGACAAAGCGTGCTGCAGAGGTTGACAGCTCCCAGCCTATATCTTCTTCAGATAGGTTAGCTGATCCGCCTGATAGtacttgtgcacaagtaattcatGCGACACCCAAAACCTTTTGTAAAGATCTGCTGCCTACATCTGCCAACAGAGAAAACCAGG ATGATTGCATGGGCAAAGACTTGGAGATTGGAGTCTGCAGGGCTCCAGAAATGCAAAATGAAACTAATCCTAGCGAGCAGCATTGTACCAAACAAACAGACACAATAGTGGATAAATTGTCCGCAAAGGACCCCAAGAATGAGGGCCTTCTAAGCACTCTTCGCAACAATCTGTTTGATGATTCAAGTGCTCAAGCTGCTAACCTGACTGGTGCAATTGATAATAGCTCTGATACTCAAGTGGCGACCGGAGCTATTCAGACTCTCAGTGGCTTCTCCAAGATCTCAGAAGGCCAAAATAAGATTAACTACACCTCAAAAGATTTGCTGCCCCTTAAGCTGAGTTTAAAGAGGTTGAGATCAATTGGTGAGAGTGGAACTGCCACTCAAGATGACCGAAATGTTGTAAGACGTTCAGATTTGTCTGCATTTTCAAG GTATCACACATCTGCTGCTTCTAATCAAGCCCCCATCGGAGGTGGAGGAAGCTTCTCCCCACTTGACAATAGCTCAGAAGCAATTAAGACAGTATCTACAAACAATTTTATCTCTGGTTCCAATGTGGCTTTCCTGAAGCAAGGCTCCAATGGCAGTAGTAACAACAATGACATGGGATCCTACACCAAGAATGTTTTCACAAAACCAGCATCATACAAAGATAAAGCAGCATCTTCATTATTAGTCAAGTGTGCACAGACCTCAGCTTTTCATCCGGTGCAGTATCGAGCCTCAGAAAGCCAGGAGCCTGTGCAGGAGAATGTGGAAAATGTGACAACAGCTTCAGCCACAGGACATTTGAGGGATATCCAGCATCAAGTCCCGgcacaacatcatcatcatcaccactatCATCACCATCACCACCATGTTCACAATGTGCAGCAGCACAAACCACAGCTGCCACAAAATCGCAGCGACTTGTCACTAAAGAACAATGCAGGAGCTGCACCACAATGTGGGTCATCCAGTGTGTTTAATGGGCCAGTTGAGTGTGATGCTGCAAATTATAGCATAAATGGAAGCCACTCAGGCAGTAATCATGGAAGCAATGGAAATAATGGAAGTAGTACTTCTATCCAAACTGGAGGATTGAACATGGAGAGTGCTAATGGTATTGCAGAACAGAATGGCCCTGGAAGTGGAAATGGAAGTGGGAGTGGCAGCGGTAGTGGAATAGATCAGAACCGACTAGCTCAAAGAGAGGCTGCCTTGAAGAAGTTtcggcaaaaaaggaaagaaaggaacTATGGAAAGAAG GTCCGCTACCAGAGCAGGAAAAGACTTGCGGAGCAGCGGCCTCGTGTGCGTGGGCAATTTGTGCGGCAATCCATGCATGAACATACTAGCCAAGATGCAGAAAGATGGCCTTCGTGA
- the LOC135624375 gene encoding two-component response regulator-like PRR73 isoform X2, translated as MVLIKVSPDGGRNKGLASSSHRDQNEYKEVADAAAEERQGLSEEDESKINEAVGGLNHNQIGDAVPPEQQSGGLQKQQQQQSPGPIIRWERFLPVRTLKILLVEYDDSTRQVVSALLRNCSYEVTAVANGLQAWKILGDLTNHIDLVLTEVVMPGLTGIGLLSKIMNHKTCKNIPVIMMSSNDSMGTVFKCLSKGAVDFLLKPIRKNELKNLWQHVWRRCHSSSSSGSESGIQTQKSVKSKSSDDSDNNSGSNDDDNGSVGFNARDGSDNGSGTQSSWTKRAAEVDSSQPISSSDRLADPPDSTCAQVIHATPKTFCKDLLPTSANRENQDDCMGKDLEIGVCRAPEMQNETNPSEQHCTKQTDTIVDKLSAKDPKNEGLLSTLRNNLFDDSSAQAANLTGAIDNSSDTQVATGAIQTLSGFSKISEGQNKINYTSKDLLPLKLSLKRLRSIGESGTATQDDRNVVRRSDLSAFSRYHTSAASNQAPIGGGGSFSPLDNSSEAIKTVSTNNFISGSNVAFLKQGSNGSSNNNDMGSYTKNVFTKPASYKDKAASSLLVKCAQTSAFHPVQYRASESQEPVQENVENVTTASATGHLRDIQHQVPAQHHHHHHYHHHHHHVHNVQQHKPQLPQNRSDLSLKNNAGAAPQCGSSSVFNGPVECDAANYSINGSHSGSNHGSNGNNGSSTSIQTGGLNMESANGIAEQNGPGSGNGSGSGSGSGIDQNRLAQREAALKKFRQKRKERNYGKKVRYQSRKRLAEQRPRVRGQFVRQSMHEHTSQDAERWPS; from the exons ATGGTGTTAATCAAG GTGAGCCCCGATGGGGGTAGGAATAAGGGGCTGGCGAGCAGTAGCCATCGGGATCAGAACGAGTACAAAGAGGTAGCGGATGCCGCTGCCGAGGAACGTCAAGGGCTCTCAGAGGAAGATGAGTCCAAGATCAATGAGGCAGTGGGAGGGTTGAACCATAACCAGATAGGGGATGCTGTGCCACCGGAACAACAGTCTGGTGGGctccagaagcagcagcagcaacagtcgCCAGGGCCAATCATCCGCTGGGAGAGGTTCCTTCCCGTCAGAACGCTCAAGATTTTGCTGGTGGAGTATGATGATTCGACGCGTCAAGTTGTCAGTGCGTTACTCCGCAACTGCAGTTATGAAG TTACTGCTGTTGCAAATGGTCTACAGGCATGGAAAATATTGGGGGATCTAACTAATCATATTGACCTTGTCTTGACTGAGGTAGTCATGCCTGGTTTAACAGGCATCGGTCTTCTAAGCAAGATCATGAACCATAAAACCTGCAAGAATATTCCTGTGATCA TGATGTCATCAAATGATTCCATGGGTACTGTCTTTAAGTGTCTATCGAAAGGTGCAGTTGACTTTTTGCTGAAGCCTATCCGGAAGAATGAGCTTAAAAACCTTTGGCAGCATGTCTGGAGAAGATGCCACAGT TCCAGCAGTAGCGGAAGTGAGAGTGGAATCCAAACCCAGAAATCAGTCAAGTCAAAGAGCTCTGATGACTCTGACAATAATAGTGGCAGCAATGATGATGACAATGGGAGTGTAGGCTTTAATGCAAGAGATGGCAGTGACAATGGTAGTGGAACTCAG AGTTCCTGGACAAAGCGTGCTGCAGAGGTTGACAGCTCCCAGCCTATATCTTCTTCAGATAGGTTAGCTGATCCGCCTGATAGtacttgtgcacaagtaattcatGCGACACCCAAAACCTTTTGTAAAGATCTGCTGCCTACATCTGCCAACAGAGAAAACCAGG ATGATTGCATGGGCAAAGACTTGGAGATTGGAGTCTGCAGGGCTCCAGAAATGCAAAATGAAACTAATCCTAGCGAGCAGCATTGTACCAAACAAACAGACACAATAGTGGATAAATTGTCCGCAAAGGACCCCAAGAATGAGGGCCTTCTAAGCACTCTTCGCAACAATCTGTTTGATGATTCAAGTGCTCAAGCTGCTAACCTGACTGGTGCAATTGATAATAGCTCTGATACTCAAGTGGCGACCGGAGCTATTCAGACTCTCAGTGGCTTCTCCAAGATCTCAGAAGGCCAAAATAAGATTAACTACACCTCAAAAGATTTGCTGCCCCTTAAGCTGAGTTTAAAGAGGTTGAGATCAATTGGTGAGAGTGGAACTGCCACTCAAGATGACCGAAATGTTGTAAGACGTTCAGATTTGTCTGCATTTTCAAG GTATCACACATCTGCTGCTTCTAATCAAGCCCCCATCGGAGGTGGAGGAAGCTTCTCCCCACTTGACAATAGCTCAGAAGCAATTAAGACAGTATCTACAAACAATTTTATCTCTGGTTCCAATGTGGCTTTCCTGAAGCAAGGCTCCAATGGCAGTAGTAACAACAATGACATGGGATCCTACACCAAGAATGTTTTCACAAAACCAGCATCATACAAAGATAAAGCAGCATCTTCATTATTAGTCAAGTGTGCACAGACCTCAGCTTTTCATCCGGTGCAGTATCGAGCCTCAGAAAGCCAGGAGCCTGTGCAGGAGAATGTGGAAAATGTGACAACAGCTTCAGCCACAGGACATTTGAGGGATATCCAGCATCAAGTCCCGgcacaacatcatcatcatcaccactatCATCACCATCACCACCATGTTCACAATGTGCAGCAGCACAAACCACAGCTGCCACAAAATCGCAGCGACTTGTCACTAAAGAACAATGCAGGAGCTGCACCACAATGTGGGTCATCCAGTGTGTTTAATGGGCCAGTTGAGTGTGATGCTGCAAATTATAGCATAAATGGAAGCCACTCAGGCAGTAATCATGGAAGCAATGGAAATAATGGAAGTAGTACTTCTATCCAAACTGGAGGATTGAACATGGAGAGTGCTAATGGTATTGCAGAACAGAATGGCCCTGGAAGTGGAAATGGAAGTGGGAGTGGCAGCGGTAGTGGAATAGATCAGAACCGACTAGCTCAAAGAGAGGCTGCCTTGAAGAAGTTtcggcaaaaaaggaaagaaaggaacTATGGAAAGAAG GTCCGCTACCAGAGCAGGAAAAGACTTGCGGAGCAGCGGCCTCGTGTGCGTGGGCAATTTGTGCGGCAATCCATGCATGAACATACTAGCCAAGATGCAGAAAGATGGCCTTCGTGA
- the LOC135624375 gene encoding two-component response regulator-like PRR73 isoform X3, translated as MLCHRNNSLVGSRSSSSNSRQGQSSAGRGSFPSERSRFCWWSMMIRRVKLSVRYSATAVMKAWKILGDLTNHIDLVLTEVVMPGLTGIGLLSKIMNHKTCKNIPVIMMSSNDSMGTVFKCLSKGAVDFLLKPIRKNELKNLWQHVWRRCHSSSSSGSESGIQTQKSVKSKSSDDSDNNSGSNDDDNGSVGFNARDGSDNGSGTQSSWTKRAAEVDSSQPISSSDRLADPPDSTCAQVIHATPKTFCKDLLPTSANRENQDDCMGKDLEIGVCRAPEMQNETNPSEQHCTKQTDTIVDKLSAKDPKNEGLLSTLRNNLFDDSSAQAANLTGAIDNSSDTQVATGAIQTLSGFSKISEGQNKINYTSKDLLPLKLSLKRLRSIGESGTATQDDRNVVRRSDLSAFSRYHTSAASNQAPIGGGGSFSPLDNSSEAIKTVSTNNFISGSNVAFLKQGSNGSSNNNDMGSYTKNVFTKPASYKDKAASSLLVKCAQTSAFHPVQYRASESQEPVQENVENVTTASATGHLRDIQHQVPAQHHHHHHYHHHHHHVHNVQQHKPQLPQNRSDLSLKNNAGAAPQCGSSSVFNGPVECDAANYSINGSHSGSNHGSNGNNGSSTSIQTGGLNMESANGIAEQNGPGSGNGSGSGSGSGIDQNRLAQREAALKKFRQKRKERNYGKKVRYQSRKRLAEQRPRVRGQFVRQSMHEHTSQDAERWPS; from the exons ATGCTGTGCCACCGGAACAACAGTCTGGTGGGctccagaagcagcagcagcaacagtcgCCAGGGCCAATCATCCGCTGGGAGAGGTTCCTTCCCGTCAGAACGCTCAAGATTTTGCTGGTGGAGTATGATGATTCGACGCGTCAAGTTGTCAGTGCGTTACTCCGCAACTGCAGTTATGAAG GCATGGAAAATATTGGGGGATCTAACTAATCATATTGACCTTGTCTTGACTGAGGTAGTCATGCCTGGTTTAACAGGCATCGGTCTTCTAAGCAAGATCATGAACCATAAAACCTGCAAGAATATTCCTGTGATCA TGATGTCATCAAATGATTCCATGGGTACTGTCTTTAAGTGTCTATCGAAAGGTGCAGTTGACTTTTTGCTGAAGCCTATCCGGAAGAATGAGCTTAAAAACCTTTGGCAGCATGTCTGGAGAAGATGCCACAGT TCCAGCAGTAGCGGAAGTGAGAGTGGAATCCAAACCCAGAAATCAGTCAAGTCAAAGAGCTCTGATGACTCTGACAATAATAGTGGCAGCAATGATGATGACAATGGGAGTGTAGGCTTTAATGCAAGAGATGGCAGTGACAATGGTAGTGGAACTCAG AGTTCCTGGACAAAGCGTGCTGCAGAGGTTGACAGCTCCCAGCCTATATCTTCTTCAGATAGGTTAGCTGATCCGCCTGATAGtacttgtgcacaagtaattcatGCGACACCCAAAACCTTTTGTAAAGATCTGCTGCCTACATCTGCCAACAGAGAAAACCAGG ATGATTGCATGGGCAAAGACTTGGAGATTGGAGTCTGCAGGGCTCCAGAAATGCAAAATGAAACTAATCCTAGCGAGCAGCATTGTACCAAACAAACAGACACAATAGTGGATAAATTGTCCGCAAAGGACCCCAAGAATGAGGGCCTTCTAAGCACTCTTCGCAACAATCTGTTTGATGATTCAAGTGCTCAAGCTGCTAACCTGACTGGTGCAATTGATAATAGCTCTGATACTCAAGTGGCGACCGGAGCTATTCAGACTCTCAGTGGCTTCTCCAAGATCTCAGAAGGCCAAAATAAGATTAACTACACCTCAAAAGATTTGCTGCCCCTTAAGCTGAGTTTAAAGAGGTTGAGATCAATTGGTGAGAGTGGAACTGCCACTCAAGATGACCGAAATGTTGTAAGACGTTCAGATTTGTCTGCATTTTCAAG GTATCACACATCTGCTGCTTCTAATCAAGCCCCCATCGGAGGTGGAGGAAGCTTCTCCCCACTTGACAATAGCTCAGAAGCAATTAAGACAGTATCTACAAACAATTTTATCTCTGGTTCCAATGTGGCTTTCCTGAAGCAAGGCTCCAATGGCAGTAGTAACAACAATGACATGGGATCCTACACCAAGAATGTTTTCACAAAACCAGCATCATACAAAGATAAAGCAGCATCTTCATTATTAGTCAAGTGTGCACAGACCTCAGCTTTTCATCCGGTGCAGTATCGAGCCTCAGAAAGCCAGGAGCCTGTGCAGGAGAATGTGGAAAATGTGACAACAGCTTCAGCCACAGGACATTTGAGGGATATCCAGCATCAAGTCCCGgcacaacatcatcatcatcaccactatCATCACCATCACCACCATGTTCACAATGTGCAGCAGCACAAACCACAGCTGCCACAAAATCGCAGCGACTTGTCACTAAAGAACAATGCAGGAGCTGCACCACAATGTGGGTCATCCAGTGTGTTTAATGGGCCAGTTGAGTGTGATGCTGCAAATTATAGCATAAATGGAAGCCACTCAGGCAGTAATCATGGAAGCAATGGAAATAATGGAAGTAGTACTTCTATCCAAACTGGAGGATTGAACATGGAGAGTGCTAATGGTATTGCAGAACAGAATGGCCCTGGAAGTGGAAATGGAAGTGGGAGTGGCAGCGGTAGTGGAATAGATCAGAACCGACTAGCTCAAAGAGAGGCTGCCTTGAAGAAGTTtcggcaaaaaaggaaagaaaggaacTATGGAAAGAAG GTCCGCTACCAGAGCAGGAAAAGACTTGCGGAGCAGCGGCCTCGTGTGCGTGGGCAATTTGTGCGGCAATCCATGCATGAACATACTAGCCAAGATGCAGAAAGATGGCCTTCGTGA